In the genome of Tsukamurella tyrosinosolvens, one region contains:
- the istB gene encoding IS21-like element helper ATPase IstB, giving the protein MTATANKNQTNALAPSLRRRGGLTEEAALAAVDQACRRLRLPTVRSMIDQHLTAAAKQQLSYQGFLAELLLAEVDDRDRRSTVRRVKAAGFPREKWLADFDFDANPDIEPATIHQLATGDWIRHGLPLCLIGDSGTGKSHLLIGLGTAAAEQGFRVRYTLATKLVNELVEAADEKQLAKTINRYGRVDLLIIDELGYMELDRRGAELLFQVLTEREEKNSVAIASNQSFSGWTDTFTDPRLCAAIVDRLTYRGTIIETGTHSYRLAHTEAAATAG; this is encoded by the coding sequence ATGACCGCAACCGCCAATAAGAACCAGACGAATGCGCTGGCCCCGTCGTTGCGCCGCCGGGGCGGCCTCACCGAAGAAGCCGCCCTCGCCGCCGTTGACCAGGCCTGCCGGCGCCTACGCCTGCCGACAGTGCGGTCGATGATCGACCAGCACCTCACCGCCGCCGCCAAGCAGCAATTGTCCTACCAGGGGTTCCTCGCCGAACTCCTGCTCGCCGAAGTCGACGACCGGGACCGCCGCTCCACTGTTCGCCGCGTCAAAGCCGCGGGGTTCCCGCGGGAGAAGTGGCTGGCGGACTTCGACTTCGACGCCAACCCCGACATCGAACCCGCCACCATCCACCAGCTCGCCACCGGCGACTGGATCCGCCACGGACTGCCGCTCTGCCTCATCGGCGACTCCGGAACCGGCAAATCCCATCTGCTGATCGGATTGGGAACCGCTGCCGCCGAGCAAGGCTTTAGAGTCCGCTACACCCTCGCCACCAAACTAGTGAACGAGCTGGTCGAGGCCGCTGACGAGAAGCAGCTCGCGAAGACCATCAACCGCTACGGCCGCGTTGACCTGCTCATCATCGACGAGCTCGGCTACATGGAACTCGATCGCCGCGGCGCCGAACTGCTCTTCCAAGTCCTCACCGAACGCGAAGAGAAGAACAGCGTCGCGATCGCTTCCAACCAGTCCTTCTCCGGCTGGACAGACACCTTCACCGACCCACGACTCTGCGCCGCGATCGTCGACCGGCTCACCTACCGCGGCACCATCATCGAAACCGGCACTCACAGCTACCGCCTGGCTCACACCGAAGCAGCAGCTACCGCGGGCTAA
- a CDS encoding toll/interleukin-1 receptor domain-containing protein, whose amino-acid sequence MSADLFISYAWTSEQHRQWVRLLASQLKALGFDVLIDADLDYGDQLTGFMRRVVECRHVLLIADDNYVDRADTLPDSGVGKENHSISEVYAERPGTWVAVLFKDNLHYRLPAWLADTRPKGISFNYDPAAPANFPGSEQIEDLWRWIEGLPANRDSATPVSTLRERAARLERQALKTAPSQWRNPSVEGEVRFTFADAPRNAYRWGLGDSEFAFEATSHGPDSIFVYKDQIKAVGILRADGVDDHDLAGQLVPGRNVIAREGNTVVLMNEHGRLATVEIIKVQHENIYGGQYTAPYVDIRWKVVDTS is encoded by the coding sequence ATGAGCGCAGATCTGTTCATTTCGTATGCGTGGACCTCAGAGCAGCACCGTCAGTGGGTTCGGCTACTCGCGAGCCAGCTCAAGGCACTCGGGTTCGACGTGCTGATCGACGCCGACCTTGACTACGGTGATCAGCTCACAGGATTCATGCGTCGGGTCGTCGAGTGCCGGCATGTGCTGCTCATCGCAGATGACAACTACGTTGATCGAGCTGACACTCTTCCGGACTCGGGCGTAGGGAAGGAGAACCACTCAATCTCAGAGGTCTACGCCGAGCGACCAGGCACCTGGGTTGCGGTGCTATTCAAGGACAATCTCCACTACCGACTCCCTGCATGGCTCGCTGACACCCGGCCGAAGGGGATTTCCTTCAACTACGACCCGGCAGCGCCTGCGAACTTTCCCGGCTCCGAACAGATCGAGGACCTCTGGCGGTGGATCGAGGGGCTGCCTGCGAACCGTGACAGCGCCACCCCTGTGTCCACGTTGCGCGAGCGGGCTGCAAGGCTCGAACGCCAAGCACTGAAGACAGCGCCGTCCCAGTGGCGGAATCCGTCAGTGGAGGGCGAGGTGCGCTTCACATTCGCCGACGCGCCACGCAACGCGTACCGATGGGGTCTTGGAGACTCCGAGTTCGCATTCGAAGCAACCTCCCACGGACCTGACTCGATCTTCGTGTACAAGGACCAGATCAAGGCGGTCGGGATCCTCCGCGCCGATGGCGTCGACGATCACGACCTGGCTGGACAACTGGTACCCGGACGCAACGTCATCGCGCGCGAAGGCAACACCGTGGTGCTCATGAACGAGCACGGGCGGCTAGCCACCGTCGAGATCATCAAGGTTCAACACGAGAACATCTACGGCGGCCAGTACACCGCTCCGTACGTCGACATCCGATGGAAGGTCGTCGACACCTCCTGA
- a CDS encoding DUF7373 family lipoprotein has protein sequence MGRLRGITSTVGVALLLTGCSTTVAGTPIGPSSTAARLDTGNYPTKPRTVVAKTDADAWQQEGWKVADAVVNPREIDPEISTTATGSLPVFDTGYFTTKNGQCILTRQNITDLGPGQVLTGFMARATSADKQKGLTIGLLRFRDDAAARRAVQVLEPVATGNCGTKAVRVEVSFAGAGMVAVAAAFTEGTTKPDTATQTRLTAAAIEAQVKNRVVYAPGQLVPGASRPRVDMDIDGIVSRTIKTADPSYFGLSDETGMFGGWMTPHTFELSMGATGRLGGLQLVGRTILTSVLRFKDEAAATAAANSVLLGGTPQSVPGVPDDNARCVPRDGFMACVAQVGRHLTLVNQATDVQARQAISAAYLILKAAGDK, from the coding sequence ATGGGGAGACTGAGGGGAATCACCAGCACGGTAGGGGTCGCGCTACTGCTGACCGGATGCTCGACGACGGTGGCCGGTACGCCTATCGGTCCATCGAGCACTGCTGCCAGGCTGGACACCGGGAACTATCCGACCAAGCCGCGCACGGTCGTGGCCAAGACAGATGCGGACGCGTGGCAGCAGGAGGGGTGGAAAGTCGCGGATGCCGTGGTGAACCCGCGGGAGATCGACCCTGAGATCTCCACGACCGCCACTGGCTCGCTGCCCGTCTTCGACACCGGGTACTTCACCACGAAGAACGGCCAGTGCATCCTGACCAGGCAGAACATCACGGACCTAGGTCCAGGCCAGGTCCTGACGGGCTTCATGGCACGAGCGACTAGCGCCGACAAGCAGAAGGGGCTGACCATCGGCTTGCTGCGCTTCCGGGACGACGCAGCGGCTCGCCGTGCGGTCCAAGTGCTTGAACCGGTGGCAACCGGCAACTGCGGAACCAAGGCTGTTCGCGTCGAGGTCTCGTTTGCAGGGGCGGGCATGGTTGCCGTCGCCGCGGCGTTCACCGAGGGCACCACGAAGCCGGACACAGCGACGCAGACGCGATTAACTGCTGCGGCGATAGAGGCTCAGGTCAAGAACCGAGTTGTGTACGCCCCAGGGCAGCTCGTGCCTGGCGCGTCGCGCCCGAGGGTCGACATGGACATCGACGGGATCGTCTCGCGCACCATCAAGACAGCGGATCCCAGCTACTTCGGCCTGTCTGACGAGACAGGGATGTTCGGCGGCTGGATGACGCCGCATACCTTCGAGCTGAGCATGGGGGCCACCGGAAGGCTCGGCGGTCTACAGCTCGTTGGGCGCACGATCTTAACGAGCGTCCTGCGCTTCAAGGACGAGGCAGCAGCCACGGCGGCGGCCAATTCGGTACTGCTCGGAGGCACCCCTCAATCGGTTCCCGGCGTACCTGACGACAACGCCAGATGTGTTCCGCGAGACGGGTTCATGGCTTGTGTTGCGCAGGTCGGCAGGCACCTCACCCTCGTCAATCAGGCCACAGACGTGCAAGCGCGGCAGGCGATCTCCGCGGCGTATCTGATCCTCAAGGCCGCGGGGGACAAGTAG